One Stigmatopora argus isolate UIUO_Sarg chromosome 20, RoL_Sarg_1.0, whole genome shotgun sequence genomic region harbors:
- the LOC144065594 gene encoding uncharacterized protein LOC144065594 produces MKKEQSPIKKEEQNVTGSTGEPPMSEDDLGVAGRGAEPAHGCCSTEGWRADSLIGPLTHSDDLIHANKDDEGVKKKPSGDKLCKCSQCEKTFHNKSLLKSHMMTHTEDKPFSCSVCSKRFTQKGGLNIHTRTHTGEKPFSCLVCGQAFTHKESLNIHTRTHTGEKPFLCSVCGQIFTQKGHLISHARTHTGEKPFLCSVCGQAFTQKGNLKTHTRTHTGEKPFLCSVCGQAFSHQQYLKPHRRTHIGEKPFSCTVCDKTFTEKGKLITHTRIHTGKKPFSCSVCSKRFSQKGGLNIHTRTHTGEKPFSCLVCGQAFTHKESLNIHTTTHTGEKPFSCSVCGKAFTLKGSLKSHSRIHISGKRLSCSICGQTFPHKESLHIHQKTHIGEKPFPCSVCGKAFARKQHLKRHTRTHTGEKPFSCSVCGQAFAEKSKLKNHTRTHTGEKPFSCLICGKSFSHKHHLECHTRTHISENSLLLRS; encoded by the coding sequence atgaaaaaagagcaatctccaatcaaaaaggaggagcaaaatgtaaccgggtcaactggtgagcctcccatgagtgaagatgatctgggcgtggctggcagaggggcggagcctgcacacggCTGctgctcaacagaaggatggcgagcagactCTTTAATTGGTCCTTTAACACATAGCGACGACTTGATTCATGCGAATAAGGACGATGAAGGTGTTAAGAAAAaacccagtggcgacaaactctgcaaatgctctcagtgtgagAAAACATTTCACAATAAGTCTCTTTTAAAATCACATATGATGACCCACACTGAAgataaaccattttcgtgctcggTTTGtagtaaaagatttacacagaagggaggCTTAAacatccacacaagaacccacactggtgaaaaacccttttcgtgcttagtttgtggtcaagcgttcacacacaaggaaagcttaaacatccacacaagaacccacacaggtgaaaaaccatttttgtgctcagtttgtggtcaaatattcacacagaagggacacttaattagtcatgcaagaacccacactggtgaaaaaccatttttgtgctcagtttgtggtcaagcattcacacagaaaggaaacttaaaaacccacacaagaacccacactggtgaaaaaccatttttgtgctcagtttgtggtcaagccttttccCATCAGCAATATTTAAAACCCCACAGAAGAAcccacattggtgaaaaaccattttcgtgcacAGTTTGtgataaaacatttacagagaagggaaagttaataacccacacaagaatccacactggtaaaaaaccattttcatgctcagtttgtagtAAAAGATTTTCACAGAAAGGAGGCTTAAacatccacacaagaacccacactggtgaaaaacccttttcgtgcttagtttgtggtcaagcgttcacacacaaggaaagcttaaacATCCACACaacaacccacacaggtgaaaaaccgttttcatgctcagtttgtggtaaagcattCACACTAAAGGGAAGTTTAAAAAGCCACTCAAGAATCCACATTAGTGGTAAACGTCTctcctgctcaatttgtggtcaaacatttccacacaaggaaagcttacACATCCACCAAAAAACCCACATTGGGGAAAAGCCCTTtccctgctcagtttgtggtaaagcattCGCTCGaaagcaacacttaaaaagacacacaagaacccacactggtgaaaaaccattttcgtgctcagtttgtggtcaagcattcgcaGAGAAGTCAAAGTTAAAaaaccacacaagaacccacactggtgaaaaaccattttcgtgcttgATTTGTGGTAAGTCTTTCTCTCACAAGCACCACTTAGAATGCCACACGAGAACCCACATTAGTGAGAACTCCTTGTTGCTGCGAAGTTAA